In Penicillium oxalicum strain HP7-1 chromosome I, whole genome shotgun sequence, a single window of DNA contains:
- a CDS encoding Isovaleryl-CoA dehydrogenase yields the protein MASITFPSLLRTSVRSVRPRAALPAITPRFSRFLSTKHPAGFEPPTEEDLLELRERVQEFTRREITPEVAAQTDQMNEFPADMWKKMGDAGFLGITANEEYGGLGMGYQAHCVVMEEISRASGSIGLSYAAHSQLCVNQLSLNGSAEQKERFLPGLLSGEKIGALAMSEHSAGSDVVSMKTTAKEVDGGWVLNGTKMWITNGPDADYIVVYAKTEPEKASKGITAFVVEKSFKGFSCARKLDKLGMRGSNTGELVFEDVFVPRENLLGEVNKGVRVLMEGLDLERLVLSAGPLGIMQACLDLALPYTHMRKQFGTPIAHNQLIQGKLADMYTKLAASRAYTYATAREIDNGAVSPNPMTIRTQDCAGAILYAAERATECSLDAIQLMGGNGYINEIAAGRLLRDAKLYEIGAGTSEIRRMVIGRAFNKEYAS from the exons ATGGCTTCCATCAcatttccctctctcctACGCACATCAGTGCGGTCGGTTCGACCGCGTGCTGCTCTCCCCGCAATTACCCCAAGGTTTTCGCGATTCCTGTCGACCAAGCATCCTGCCGGCTTCGAGCCTCCAACGGAGGAGGACCTCCTGGAGCTTCGAGAACGCGTGCAGGAATTCACCC GCCGAGAGATTACTCCCGAAGTTGCCGCGCAAACGGATCAAATGAATGAGTTCCCTGCCGATATGTGGAAGAAAATGGGCGATGCTGG GTTTCTGGGAATCACAGCCAACGAGGAATACGGTGGTCTTGGCATGGGCTACCAGGCCCACTGTGTTGTAATGGAGGAGATCAGCCGTGCATCAG GAAGCATTGGCCTTTCGTATGCCGCACACTCTCAACTCTGTGTGAACCAGCTGTCCTTGAATGGATCCGCTGAACAAAAAGAGCGCTTTTTGCCTGGACTTCTATCTGGCGAGAAGATTGGTGCGCTCGCCATGTCTGAACACTCAGCGGGCTCTGATGTGGTCAGCATGAAAACTACCGCCAAGGAAGTTGATGGTGGCTGGGTGCTGAACGGAACGAAGATGTGGATCACCAAC GGACCTGACGCGGACTACATTGTCGTGTACGCCAAGACTGAGCCTGAGAAGGCATCCAAGGGCATTACCGCTTTTGTCGTTGAAAAGTCCTTCAAAGGCTTCTCGTGTGCTCGCAAGCTGGACAAACTCGGTATGCGTGGTTCAAACACTGGAGAGCTTGTGTTTGAAGATGTTTTTGTCCCACGCGAGAATCTACTTGGTGAGGTGAACAAGGGCGTCAGAGTTCTCATGGAGGGTCTAGACCTCGAGCGGCTTGTTCTGAGTGCCGGTCCACTCGG CATCATGCAAGCCTGTCTCGACTTGGCCCTTCCCTACACTCACATGCGGAAGCAGTTTGGGACACCCATTGCCCACAACCAGTTGATTCAGGGTAAATTGGCCGACATGTACACCAAGCTTGCCGCCTCACGGGCATACACATATGCCACAGCTCGGGAGATTGATAACGGCGCAGTCTCCCCGAATCCGATGACCATTCGGACTCAGGACTGTGCGGGCGCAATCCTGTATGCCGCTGAGCGTGCCACTGAGTGTTCACTGGATGCCATTCAGTTGATGGGCGGAAACGGATACATCAAcgagattgctgctggtcgACTGCTTCGCGATGCCAAGCTATACGAAATTGGAGCTGGCACGAGTGAAATTCGCCGGATGGTCATTGGTCGTGCGTTCAACAAGGAATATGCTTCCTAG
- a CDS encoding Ras-related protein Rap-1b → MRPQREYHIVVLGAGGVGKSCLTAQFVQNVWIESYDPTIEDSYRKQIEVDGRQCILEILDTAGTEQFTAMRELYMKQGQGFLLVFSITSMSSLNELSELREQIIRIKDDEKVPIVIVGNKSDLEEDRAVPRARAFGLSQTWGNAPYYETSARRRANVNEVFVDLCRQIIRKDLQGPTGNVDPSRKRDGPSRAERKREKGSSGRRRSPCVIL, encoded by the exons ATGCGGCCACA ACGGGAATACCATATCGTGGTGTTGGGAGCGGGGGGTGTGGGTAAAAGTTGCTTGACTG CGCAATTCGTTCAAAACGTGTGGATCGAGAGTTACGACCCGACCATCGAGGACTCATATCGCAAGCAGATCGAAGTCGAC GGTCGACAATGCATACTGGAAAT TCTGGACACCGCCGGGACAGAGCAATTCA CGGCGATGAG AGAATTGTACATGAAACAAGGCCAGGGCTTCCTGCTGGTCTTTTCCATCACCAGCATGTCCTCCTTGAACGAACTGTCCGAACTTCGGGAGCAGATCATTCGCATCAAGGATGACGAAAAGGTCCCCATCGTGATCGTTGGAAACAAATCGGACCTCGAAGAAGATCGTGCGGTGCCTCGTGCGCGCGCCTTTGGTCTGTCCCAGACCTGGGGCAATGCCCCCTACTACGAGACTTCTGCTCGGCGCCGCGCCAATGTGAACGAGGTTTTTGTCGACCTATGTCGGCAGATCATCCGCAAAGATCTTCAGGGGCCTACCGGAAACGTTGACCCAAGTCGCAAGCGCGACGGGCCCAGCAGGGCAGAAcgcaagagagaaaagggatCCAGTGGCCGTCGGCGATCCCCATGCGTCATTCTGTGA
- a CDS encoding Protein yop1 gives MASFQDRAQHAVSQLDKELSKYPVLNNLERQTSVPKVYVILGLVGVYTFLVFFNIAGEFLVNFAGFLLPGYYSLQALFTSGTADDTQWLTYWVVFAFLTVVESAINAAYWFPFYYIFKFVLILWMALPQTSGAQVVFHSFLQPLVGRFFTQSGTSSNLRAQAEAAANKAHSS, from the exons ATGGCTTCTTTCCAGGATCGTGCTCAGCACGCTGTCTCCCAGCTTGACAAGGAG CTCTCCAAGTACCCGGTTCTGAACAACCTCGAGCGTCAGACCAGTGTTCCCAAGGTCTATGTGATCCTGGGTCTGGTTGGTGTTTACACCTtcctggtcttcttcaacaTTGCCGGCGAGTTCCTCGTCAACTTTGCCGgtttcctcctccccggcTACTACTCCCTCCAGGCCCTCTTCACTTCGGGTACCGCGGATGACACCCAG TGGCTCACC TACTGGGTTGTGTTCGCTTTCCTGACTGTTGTGGAGAGCGCCATCAACGCCGCCTACTGGTTCC CCTTCTACTACATCTTCAAGTTCGTCCTGATCCTCTGGATGGCTCTTCCCCAGACCAG CGGTGCCCAAGTTGTCTTCCACTCTTTCCTCCAGCCTCTGGTTGGCCGCTTCTTCACCCAGAGCGGAACTTCCTCCAACCTCCGTGCTCaggccgaggctgctgcCAACAAGGCTCACTCCTCTTGA
- a CDS encoding putative methylcrotonoyl-CoA carboxylase beta chain, whose translation MRASSPLILRGLGLRTGPRNCRPSIVQLSKTTLRISSRTVASYTHPHHASALSILPTAVDTSSPEFQENSQQMQELLDRMSSLHAKIAQGGPQKARDKHVARGKMLPRDRVSALIDPGTSFLELSPLAGHEVYEGEDVPAGGIITGIGTVEGVNCMIVANDSTVKGGTYYPITVKKHLRAQAIAQENRLPCIYLVDSGGANLPHQADVFPDRDHFGRIFFNQARMSSLGIPQLSVVMGPCTAGGAYVPAMSDETIIVENQGTIFLAGPPLVKAATGEVVSAEDLGGGQLHSTISGVTDYLAVDDAHALTLARRSVANLNYPITKMPQQLEDAVIKEPLYDPAELNGIVGVNLRRQIPAHEVIARIVDGSEFAEFKRDYGTTLVTGFAKIHGHKVGIVANNGILFSESSLKGAHFIELCAQRRIPLVFLQNISGFMVGADAEKGGIAKNGAKLVTAVACADVPKFTVVFGSSAGAGNYGMCGRAYSPRLMFMWPNSKIGVMGSEQLSSVMEAVGKTADPALKARIDRESEAIFASARLWDDGVIPPAQTRKMLGLGLAAAVGGKGEPDIQTRFGVFRM comes from the exons ATGCGCGCCTCGTCCCCGCTCATCCTTCGGGGCTTGGGCTTGCGCACTGGTCCGCGCAACTGCCGTCCCTCAATCGTACAGCTTTCCAAAACCACTTTGAGAATCTCCTCGCGGACAGTCGCCAGCTATACCCATCCCCATCATGCATCAGCGCTTTCCATTCTCCCCACAGCCGTGGACACATCGTCCCCCGAATTCCAGGAAAACAGCCAGCAAATGCAAGAGCTCCTCGATCGGATGAGCAGCCTTCACGCCAAAATTGCTCAGGGTGGGCCGCAAAAGGCCCGGGATAAGCATGTTGCTCGTGGTAAGATGCTGCCTCGCGACCGGGTCTCTGCCTTGATTGACCCGGGCACCTCTTTCTTGGAGCTGTCACCGCTGGCTGGACATGAGGTGTACGAAGGGGAGGATGTCCCCGCTGGTGGGATTATCACAGGAATTGGTACCGTGGAGGGCGTGAACTGTATGATTGTCGCCAATGATAGCACAGTCAAGGGAGGCACGTACTATCCGATTACTGTTAAGAAGCACCTTCGGGCGCAGGCCATTGCCCAGGAGAACCGACTTCCGTGCATCTATCTTGTGGACTCTGGCGGTGCCAACCTCCCCCACCAGGCAGATGTCTTCCCTGATCGTGACCACTTTGGTCgtatcttcttcaaccaggCGCGGATGAGCTCCCTGGGCATCCCGCAACTGTCGGTTGTGATGGGCCCTTGCACTGCGGGTGGTGCCTACGTACCGGCTATGAGCGACGAGACGATTATCGTTGAGAACCAGGGCACTATCTTCCTGGCGGGTCCACCCTTGGTGAAGGCTGCCACTGGTGAGGTAGTCTCTGCCGAagatcttggtggtggtcaATTACACTCCACCATTTCTGGTGTGACGGACTATCTGGCCGTGGATGATGCACATGCTCTGACACTAGCCCGCCGCTCAGTAGCCAATCTGAACTACCCCATCACAAAAATGCCGCAACAACTCGAGGACGCCGTGATCAAGGAGCCGCTTTACGACCCTGCAGAGCTGAATGGTATTGTAGGAGTCAACCTCCGCCGGCAGATCCCTGCCCACGAGGTGATTGCGCGCATCGTTGACGGAAGCGAGTTTGCTGAGTTCAAGCGTGACTACGGGACCACCCTGGTGACTGGCTTTGCCAAGATCCACGGCCACAAAGTCGGCATCGTCGCCAATAATGGTATTCTGTTCTCCGAATCTTCGCTCAAGGGCGCTCATTTCATCGAGCTGTGCGCCCAGCGTCGCATTCCTCTTGTCTTCTTGCAGAACATCTCGGGCTTCATGGTCGGTGCTGATGCCGAGAAGGGCGGAATTGCCAAGAACGGTGCCAAATTGGTGACGGCCGTCGCCTGCGCCGATGTACCCAAGTTCACCGTGGTCTTTGGTTCCAGTGCCGGTGCTGGCAACTATGGAATGTG TGGCCGCGCCTACTCCCCCCGGCTGATGTTCATGTGGCCCAACTCCAAGATCGGCGTCATGGGTTCTGAACAGCTCTCCTCGGTGATGGAAGCCGTCGGGAAGACCGCCGATCCTGCCCTCAAGGCACGCATCGACCGCGAGTCAGAAGCGATCTTTGCTTCTGCTCGTCTCTGGGATGACGGTGTCATTCCTCCCGCACAGACGCGAAAGATGCTTGGCTTGGGATTGGCAGCCGCAGTGGGTGGTAAGGGAGAGCCAGATATTCAGACCCGCTTCGGTGTATTCCGTATGTAG
- a CDS encoding Protein fmp52-2, whose protein sequence is MTTAAVFGSTGAVGSQILATLLASESFPFVKTVSRRVPDVQSPKLEAVQESDTSKWGDMINTLSPKPSVVFNAVGTTRVAAGGIQNQWKIDHDLCIENARAAKAAGVKTYVFISSAGTRSFFSSRVPYSQMKIGVEDAIQELGFEHAIILRPGMILGRDVPKAAFFESIVGNINKLGQGIQDRLGQDQTVIGRAAVAAARQAEEGKAPSAFWILEQADVVRMGRDEWQE, encoded by the exons ATGACAACTGCCGCAGTGTTTGGCTCCACCGGAGCTGTGGGCTCTCAGATCCTCGCAACTCTGCTGGCCTCGGAGTCGTTCCCCTTTGTGAAGACGGTCTCGCGGAGGGTTCCCGACGTCCAGTCTCCCAAGCTGGAAGCCGTGCAGGAAAGTGATACTTCCAAATGGGGTGACATGATCAATACCCTGTCTCCCAAGCCGTCAGTGGTCTTCAATGCTGTTGGCACCACCCGGGTTGCGGCGGGTGGTATTCAGAATCAATGGAAGATCGACCACGACCTGTGCATCGAGAATGCGCGCGCGGCCAAAGCAGCGGGTGTGAAGACCTATGTCTTCATTTCTAGTGCTGGCACCCGCAGCTTTTTCTCCAGTCGTGTCCCGTACTCGCAGATGAAGATCGGAGTCGAAGATGCTATTCAGGAATTGGGCTTCGAGCACGCGATCATCTTGAGACCGGGTATGATTTTGGGGAGAGACGTTCCCAAGGCTGCCTTCTTCGAGAGCATCGTGGGGAATATTAATAAGCTCGGGCAGGGTATTCAGGACCGACTCG GTCAAGATCAGACTGTCATTGGCAGAGCTGCGGTGGCAGCGGCCCGGCAGGCCGAGGAGGGCAAAGCCCCGTCGGCTTTTTGGATCCTTGAACAGGCTGACGTTGTCAGAATGGGTCGGGATGAGTGGCAGGAGTAA
- a CDS encoding cytochrome monooxygenase aflU has product MASLLVWVVGGLLAYRLAISVYRLYFHPLRKIPGPKLAAMTTAYQFYYEIIKQGTFIWHLEKLHEIYGPIIRVGPREVHIKDSEYYDTIYASSGRRREKDAATVAQFDIAGSSFSSISPEVHRMRRSPVEKFFSKGAITRMEQNLQKYLDKLVAHVEQAQKTHKVLTLDAGFAALTSDIIHEYVFGIHTGNLDQEDFNEHIRDGVNGLFRLGHLARFIPWLQPTMNSMPRFLVEKLSPYAFALMDQKQFIHEQVVNIQNGQSTGQSGSVMEKLTSPGLPDHFKSARNLSDEGFALVIGGTETTARSLSVGMFYLLSEPRHVQKLREELRAVMPTPTTKPTWNQLEQLPYLAGVVLETLRLSTGIASRSPRVAPSESLVYKDYTIPPGHLVSQTNYFVLMDPSIFPDPEAFDPERWTRAAAKGERLDRYLVNFSKGSRICLGMNLAYAEIYLTIATLIRRFELELFETTKKNIEFARDFGTPYPDEGNYSLRVLVKGLVSE; this is encoded by the exons ATGGCGAGTTTGTTGGTGTGGGTGGTCGGGGGGCTTCTAGCCTACCGCTTGGCTATCTCAGTGTACCGACTCTACTTCCATCCGCTCAGAAAGATCCCCGGACCAAAACTGGCTGCGATGACCACAGCCTATCAGTTCTACTATGAAATCATCAAGCAAGGAACTTTTATCTGGCACCTGGAGAAGTTGCACGAAATCTATG GTCCCATTATCCGTGTCGGCCCCCGGGAGGTGCACATCAAGGATTCTGAATACTATGATACCATTTATGCTTCCAGTGGACGGAGACGCGAGAAGGATGCCGCGACAGTGGCCCAATTTGATATTGCAGGCTCTTCATTCTCAAGCATTAGCCCCGAAGTCCATCGTATGCGTCGATCCCCAGTCGAGAAGTTCTTTTCCAAGGGCGCTATCACGCGCATGGAACAAAATCTCCAGAAATATCTCGACAAGCTGGTGGCCCACGTGGAACAGGCCCAAAAGACTCACAAAGTGCTGACCTTGGACGCGGGCTTCGCCGCATTGACTTCGGACATCATCCACGAATACGTCTTTGGCATTCATACGGGCAATCTTGATCAGGAGGATTTCAACGAGCACATCCGAGATGGAGTGAACGGGCTCTTCAGATTGGGTCACCTGGCACGCTTCATCCCCTGGCTCCAGCCGACGATGAACAGTATGCCTCGCTTCCTGGTTGAGAAACTCAGTCCCTATGCCTTTGCCTTGATGGACCAGAAACAATTCATTCACGAACAAGTGGTCAACATTCAGAACGGCCAATCTACGGGCCAGTCCGGATCTGTGATGGAGAAACTGACCAGCCCCGGCCTGCCCGATCACTTCAAGAGCGCGCGTAACCTGTCCGACGAGGGCTTTGCATTGGTGATTGGAGGCACCGAGACCACGGCCCGATCGCTCTCGGTGGGAATGTTTTATCTTCTGAGCGAGCCCCGCCACGTTCAGAAGTTGCGCGAGGAATTGCGGGCTGTCATGCCGACACCGACGACGAAGCCGACTTGGAATCAGCTGGAGCAGTTGCCATACCTG GCGGGAGTCGTTCTGGAAACTCTCCGGCTCTCCACAGGAATCGCATCCCGATCGCCGCGTGTTGCGCCCTCGGAATCTTTAGTGTACAAGGATTACACCATTCCTCCCGGT CATTTGGTCAGCCAGACCAATTATTTCGTGCTTATGGACCCATCCATTTTCCCCGACCCAGAGGCATTTGATCCGGAGAGATGGACACGGGCTGCCGCAAAGGGTGAACGGTTGGACCGGTACCTCGTCAACTTCTCCAAAGGAAGCCGTATTTGTCTTGGAATGAA CCTGGCCTATGCTGAGATCTATCTCACGATCGCGACTTTAATTCGTCGATTTGAGCTGGAACTGTTCGAGACCACCAAGAAGAATATCGAATTCGCTCGCGACTTTGGCACACCTTATCCCGACGAGGGAAACTACAGTCTCCGTGTGCTTGTTAAGGGCCTGGTTAGCGAGTGA